Proteins from a single region of Mucilaginibacter daejeonensis:
- a CDS encoding glycoside hydrolase family 15 protein, translating to MKHTYNTGIIGNCAFLAHINKNTNVDWLCWPRFDSTFVFGGLLDKKKGGEFSILPDGEYTSNQYYLENTNVLITEITVAAGGKYRITDFAPRFQEHARYYKPLMLIRKIEVLEGSPRVRVKCRPVTDYGKKELTVNRGSNHIQYLGGEERIRLTTNIPISYIFDDHAFILNDCKYLVLTYGEPLEAPLISTAERFLRETVQYWRRWIKHSSIAGFYQPYVIRSALALKIHQYEDTGAIIAASTTSLPEHPGSGRTWDYRYCWLRDTFYVISSLNHIGHFEEMEKYFNYVTDISFSENFRYQPLYGIAGEHDLEEYTVDLEGYEGNQPVRIGNQASEHIQNDIYGQVLVSVLPLYTDHRFIIDERKDSAKWVDYLLSKIERTIDEKDAGIWEFRNMANIHCYSNLFQWAGASAAEKMARTINNEELINRAIAMKERAAAHIESCYDPERKVYTNAAGSKHLDASTLQLIMMNYLDPTSDRAKDHLKALEAELRTEHGLFYRYLHADDFGKPKTTFLICAFWYVEALACVGRVDDAIREFENIIKYSNHLLLFSEDVAHEDGSQWGNFPQAYSHVGLMNAAYRIAMKLDRPIFL from the coding sequence ATGAAGCATACGTATAATACCGGAATTATAGGAAACTGCGCCTTCCTGGCACACATTAATAAGAATACGAACGTTGATTGGCTTTGCTGGCCACGTTTTGATAGCACATTCGTTTTCGGCGGATTGCTGGATAAAAAGAAAGGCGGCGAGTTCTCGATCCTTCCAGATGGGGAATACACTTCTAATCAATATTACCTCGAGAATACCAACGTACTGATCACCGAGATCACGGTCGCTGCGGGCGGCAAGTACCGCATCACCGACTTTGCGCCGCGCTTTCAGGAACACGCGCGTTATTACAAGCCGCTCATGCTGATCCGTAAGATCGAGGTGTTAGAAGGCTCGCCACGAGTGCGGGTCAAATGCCGTCCAGTGACCGATTACGGTAAAAAAGAATTGACCGTTAACCGCGGAAGCAATCACATTCAATACCTGGGTGGCGAGGAACGCATCAGGCTGACCACCAACATACCGATCAGCTACATATTTGATGATCACGCCTTTATTCTTAACGACTGTAAGTATTTAGTGCTTACCTATGGCGAGCCGTTGGAAGCTCCATTGATAAGCACTGCTGAACGCTTTTTGAGAGAGACGGTACAATACTGGCGCCGTTGGATCAAGCACTCATCCATTGCCGGTTTCTACCAGCCTTATGTGATCCGCTCGGCCCTGGCTTTGAAGATACACCAGTACGAAGATACTGGTGCGATCATTGCCGCCAGTACCACCAGCCTGCCTGAGCACCCGGGTAGCGGGCGTACGTGGGATTACCGTTACTGCTGGCTGCGCGACACATTCTATGTGATCAGCTCGCTCAATCACATCGGGCATTTTGAGGAAATGGAGAAGTACTTTAATTACGTGACCGACATTTCTTTTTCTGAGAATTTTCGCTATCAGCCACTGTACGGCATAGCCGGCGAGCACGACCTGGAAGAGTATACCGTTGACCTGGAAGGTTATGAAGGCAACCAGCCGGTGCGGATCGGCAACCAGGCATCAGAGCACATTCAAAACGATATTTACGGACAAGTATTAGTGTCGGTACTGCCTTTGTATACCGATCATCGTTTTATCATTGACGAGCGTAAGGATTCGGCCAAATGGGTGGACTATCTATTAAGCAAGATCGAGCGTACCATTGATGAAAAGGACGCGGGTATATGGGAATTCCGTAATATGGCCAACATTCATTGCTATAGTAACCTGTTCCAATGGGCCGGTGCATCGGCTGCCGAAAAGATGGCACGTACGATCAACAACGAGGAGCTGATCAACCGTGCTATCGCCATGAAAGAACGTGCCGCTGCTCACATCGAAAGTTGTTATGACCCTGAACGTAAAGTATATACTAATGCTGCTGGTAGTAAACATTTAGATGCCAGTACGCTACAGTTGATCATGATGAACTATCTTGATCCGACGTCTGATCGTGCCAAAGATCACTTGAAAGCATTGGAAGCTGAGTTAAGGACCGAGCACGGCCTCTTCTACCGCTACCTGCACGCCGATGATTTTGGTAAGCCAAAGACCACATTTCTGATCTGTGCGTTTTGGTATGTAGAAGCATTGGCCTGTGTTGGCCGTGTGGACGATGCCATTCGCGAGTTCGAGAACATCATCAAATACAGTAATCACCTATTGCTGTTCAGCGAGGATGTGGCTCATGAGGATGGCAGCCAATGGGGTAACTTCCCGCAGGCATACAGCCACGTAGGTTTGATGAACGCGGCATACCGCATAGCCATGAAATTGGACAGACCTATATTCTTGTAA
- a CDS encoding cold-shock protein, with the protein MKTGKVKWFNTQKGFGFIITDEGKDLFVHFKDVEGGVNAIKDNDTVEYEVEEGRKGLQAVRVKKV; encoded by the coding sequence ATGAAGACTGGAAAAGTAAAATGGTTCAACACTCAAAAAGGCTTTGGCTTTATCATTACTGACGAGGGCAAAGATCTTTTTGTACACTTTAAAGATGTTGAAGGCGGCGTAAATGCCATTAAAGATAACGACACCGTAGAGTACGAAGTTGAAGAGGGCCGCAAAGGGCTTCAGGCAGTACGCGTTAAAAAAGTGTAA
- a CDS encoding MFS transporter, whose protein sequence is MSDIAITKSTKNVVFLVIVAALGYFVDIYDLLIFSIVRVQSLHDIGVTDAEMRTKGEFIINMQMFGLLLGGILWGVIGDKYGRIKVLFGSILLYSLANFANGFATTYTFYAIVRFIAGIGLAGELGAGITLVSETMSKEKRGYGTALVAVIGLFGAAAAATVAKFGWQNAYFIGGGLGVLLLLLRVGTFESGMFKHAEQSGVSKGNFWMLFTDRKRFIKYLCCILIGMPLWFVVGILITQSPEIGKELGSAEPLSAGTGIMYTYIGLSIGDMLAGLFAQLTRSRKLTMLVFQIMSVISVVYYLNQHGITRSQFIGTCLFIGVFIGYWATFCTIASEQFGTNIRATVTTTVPNFVRGALIPITLGYEFFVHYFKQQGYTNSIIISAYVMMGLVTIIALIALSQLKESFGKDLNYIEYDQDPDALQAAGS, encoded by the coding sequence ATGTCTGATATCGCTATTACTAAAAGCACTAAGAACGTTGTCTTTTTGGTCATTGTGGCCGCCCTTGGTTACTTCGTTGACATTTATGACCTGCTGATCTTCTCCATAGTTCGGGTACAAAGCCTGCACGACATTGGCGTCACTGATGCCGAAATGCGTACCAAAGGCGAGTTCATCATCAATATGCAAATGTTCGGCCTGCTATTGGGCGGCATTTTGTGGGGCGTCATTGGTGATAAGTACGGCCGTATCAAAGTGCTGTTCGGTTCCATACTCTTGTATTCACTGGCTAACTTTGCCAATGGCTTTGCCACCACTTATACTTTCTATGCTATAGTTAGATTCATCGCCGGTATAGGTCTGGCGGGCGAATTAGGTGCCGGCATCACACTGGTAAGCGAGACCATGAGCAAAGAAAAACGCGGTTACGGTACAGCACTTGTAGCCGTGATCGGTTTGTTCGGTGCTGCGGCAGCTGCCACTGTAGCCAAATTTGGCTGGCAAAATGCTTACTTCATTGGTGGTGGTTTGGGTGTGCTATTGTTGCTGTTGCGCGTTGGCACGTTCGAATCAGGCATGTTCAAGCACGCCGAGCAAAGTGGTGTATCGAAAGGTAACTTTTGGATGCTATTCACTGATCGTAAACGCTTTATCAAATACTTGTGCTGCATCCTTATTGGTATGCCATTGTGGTTCGTAGTGGGTATACTGATCACCCAATCGCCCGAGATCGGTAAGGAACTGGGCTCTGCTGAGCCTTTGAGTGCTGGTACGGGTATCATGTATACGTACATTGGCCTTTCCATAGGGGACATGCTGGCTGGCCTTTTCGCTCAGTTGACCCGTTCGCGCAAACTTACGATGCTGGTGTTTCAGATCATGTCTGTCATCAGTGTGGTGTACTACCTCAATCAGCATGGTATCACACGGTCACAATTCATCGGTACTTGCTTGTTTATCGGGGTCTTCATCGGTTATTGGGCTACGTTCTGCACCATCGCTTCGGAGCAATTCGGCACCAATATCAGGGCTACAGTGACAACTACGGTACCCAACTTTGTACGGGGCGCATTGATCCCGATCACATTAGGCTATGAATTCTTCGTTCACTATTTCAAACAACAAGGTTACACCAATAGCATCATCATTAGCGCGTATGTAATGATGGGGCTGGTGACCATCATTGCCTTGATAGCCCTCAGTCAACTGAAAGAGAGCTTTGGCAAAGACCTCAATTACATCGAGTATGACCAAGACCCTGATGCTTTACAAGCAGCAGGGTCCTGA
- the hemF gene encoding oxygen-dependent coproporphyrinogen oxidase, whose product MISKETIANDYKTIQDEICQSLEQLDGSARFEEELWSRDGGGGGRTRVIQNGNILEKGGVNFSAVEGKLPDSVKRALKVDHDDFFATGVSIVIHPNHPWVPIIHMNIRYFEMPSSIEGGEPLRWFGGGIDLTPHYVIEDDARFFHGTLKSVCDQFNAGFYPRFKTWADDYFFIKHRDETRGVGGIFYDRLTATDDISWENIFEFSQAVGRTFAPMYTELVNRNRNRSFTEAEQQWQYQRRSRYTEFNLVYDAGTKFGLETNGRIESILMSLPPTAKWLYNYVPEQGSQEEKTLSLLKKNINWI is encoded by the coding sequence ATGATCAGCAAAGAGACCATAGCCAACGACTATAAGACCATACAGGACGAGATATGCCAAAGCCTTGAACAGCTGGATGGCAGCGCCCGATTTGAAGAGGAGCTTTGGAGCCGCGACGGCGGTGGCGGCGGCCGCACACGCGTGATACAGAACGGAAACATCCTGGAAAAAGGTGGAGTGAACTTTTCGGCTGTGGAAGGTAAACTACCTGACAGTGTTAAGAGAGCCTTAAAGGTAGACCACGACGACTTTTTTGCTACCGGAGTTTCCATCGTTATTCACCCGAACCACCCTTGGGTACCGATCATTCACATGAACATCCGTTACTTCGAAATGCCGTCATCCATTGAAGGGGGGGAACCGTTACGCTGGTTCGGCGGGGGTATCGACTTGACCCCGCATTATGTGATCGAAGATGATGCCCGCTTTTTTCACGGAACCTTAAAAAGCGTTTGCGACCAATTCAACGCAGGCTTTTATCCTCGCTTCAAGACCTGGGCCGATGACTATTTCTTCATCAAACACCGTGACGAAACGCGTGGTGTAGGCGGCATATTTTATGACCGGCTCACCGCTACGGATGACATCAGCTGGGAGAATATATTTGAGTTCTCCCAAGCGGTAGGCCGTACCTTCGCGCCCATGTACACCGAACTGGTGAACCGCAACCGCAATCGCTCATTTACCGAAGCTGAGCAGCAATGGCAATACCAACGCCGTAGCCGCTATACAGAGTTCAATCTGGTATATGACGCCGGTACCAAATTCGGTCTGGAGACCAACGGCCGTATCGAATCGATACTCATGAGTTTGCCACCTACAGCCAAATGGTTGTACAACTACGTGCCTGAGCAAGGCAGCCAAGAAGAAAAGACGCTTAGCCTGCTCAAAAAGAACATAAACTGGATATAA
- the gyrA gene encoding DNA gyrase subunit A → MAEDNSQNEDRIIPINIDEEMRSAYIDYSMSVIVSRALPDVRDGLKPVHRRVLFGMLDLGLSSGKPYKKSARIVGEVLGKYHPHGDSSVYDTMVRMAQDWSLRYPLVEGQGNYGSIDGDSPAAMRYTEARLQKIAEEMMADINKDTIDYQLNFDDTLEEPSVLPAKIPNLLVNGASGIAVGMATNMAPHNLTEVIDATVAQIDNRDIEVSELMQYIKGPDFPTGGIIYGYEGAKDAFETGRGRIILRARAEIETFNNDRERIVVTEIPYQVNKAQMIERTAELVNEKKIEGISTIRDESSREGIRVVYEVKRDGNANIVLNNLYKYTSLQTSFSVNNIALVKGRPMLLNLRELIHHFIEHRQEVVVRRTRYELAEAEKRAHILEGLLIALDHLDEVIRLIRASQTPEEARDGLMSQFGLSEIQARAILDMTLRRLTGLERDKIKEEYAELMKTIDYLKSILADPALQMKIIKDELLEIKEKYGDERKTEMVHSSAEMMTEDFIEDEEVVITISHEGYIKRTPLTEYRRQGRGGKGAIGSNSRDEDFIEHLLVASNHNYMLFFTEAGRCFWLRVFEIPEGTRTSKGRAIQNIINIPKEEKIKAYIKVKNLKDQDYLENNFIIMCTSKGTIKKTSLEAYSRPRSNGINAININDGDTLLEATLTTGTSEIVMALRSGRAIRFNESTVRPMGRTATGVRGITLEDDKDEVVGMIAINDAETTVLVVSEKGYGKRTDIEDYRVTNRGGKGVKTISITEKTGKLVAIKDVTDTDDLMIINRSGVIIRIAMNELRTMGRATQGVKLITLKGNDEIASVAKIEHSEEEELEQAIDNTLNTNASDVGTEDTDSPSADAPEDTENE, encoded by the coding sequence ATGGCTGAAGATAATTCACAGAACGAGGACAGGATCATTCCAATAAATATAGATGAAGAGATGCGGTCGGCCTACATTGATTATTCAATGTCGGTTATCGTATCGAGGGCACTGCCCGATGTACGCGACGGTTTGAAACCCGTTCACCGCCGTGTACTGTTCGGTATGCTTGACCTGGGACTGAGCAGTGGTAAACCATACAAAAAATCGGCACGTATAGTAGGTGAGGTGTTGGGTAAATACCACCCGCACGGTGACTCCTCGGTATATGATACAATGGTACGTATGGCTCAGGATTGGAGCTTGCGTTATCCATTGGTAGAGGGCCAGGGTAACTACGGATCGATAGACGGTGACAGCCCTGCGGCAATGCGTTACACGGAGGCTCGCTTGCAAAAGATAGCCGAAGAGATGATGGCCGATATCAATAAAGATACGATCGACTATCAACTCAACTTTGATGATACGCTGGAAGAACCAAGCGTGTTACCTGCCAAGATACCTAACCTATTGGTGAACGGTGCTTCGGGTATCGCTGTAGGTATGGCCACTAACATGGCGCCTCACAACCTTACCGAAGTGATCGACGCCACCGTAGCACAGATCGATAACCGCGACATCGAGGTTTCAGAACTGATGCAATACATCAAAGGTCCTGATTTCCCTACCGGCGGTATCATATACGGTTATGAAGGCGCTAAGGATGCTTTCGAGACCGGTCGTGGCCGTATCATATTGCGCGCCCGTGCCGAAATTGAGACCTTTAATAACGACCGTGAACGCATCGTGGTGACCGAGATACCTTACCAGGTGAACAAGGCTCAAATGATCGAGCGTACGGCCGAACTGGTGAATGAGAAAAAGATAGAAGGCATTTCCACGATTCGTGACGAATCGAGCCGCGAGGGTATCCGCGTGGTTTACGAGGTGAAACGCGATGGAAACGCCAACATCGTACTCAATAACCTTTACAAATATACCTCGCTGCAAACCTCTTTCAGCGTGAACAACATCGCGCTGGTAAAGGGCCGCCCAATGCTGCTCAACCTGCGCGAGCTGATCCACCATTTTATCGAGCACCGCCAGGAAGTAGTGGTTCGCCGTACCCGTTACGAGCTGGCCGAAGCTGAAAAGCGTGCACACATCCTGGAAGGCTTACTGATCGCACTTGACCATTTGGACGAGGTGATCCGTTTGATCCGCGCCTCACAAACTCCCGAAGAAGCACGCGACGGGTTAATGAGCCAATTCGGCTTGAGCGAGATACAGGCACGTGCGATCTTGGATATGACGCTGCGTCGTTTGACCGGCCTGGAGCGTGATAAGATCAAAGAGGAGTACGCCGAGTTAATGAAGACCATCGATTACTTGAAGTCTATCCTGGCCGATCCTGCATTGCAGATGAAGATCATTAAGGACGAACTGCTCGAGATCAAGGAGAAATATGGCGATGAGCGTAAGACCGAAATGGTTCACTCAAGCGCCGAAATGATGACCGAGGACTTCATCGAAGATGAGGAAGTGGTGATCACCATATCGCACGAAGGCTACATCAAACGCACACCGTTGACGGAGTACCGCCGTCAGGGCAGGGGAGGCAAGGGTGCTATCGGTAGCAATAGCCGTGATGAGGATTTCATCGAGCACTTACTTGTGGCATCCAACCACAACTATATGTTGTTCTTTACCGAGGCCGGGCGTTGTTTCTGGCTGCGGGTGTTCGAAATACCTGAAGGTACGCGTACCTCTAAAGGCCGTGCCATTCAGAATATCATCAATATCCCTAAAGAGGAGAAGATCAAAGCATACATCAAGGTGAAGAACCTGAAAGACCAGGACTACCTTGAGAACAACTTCATCATTATGTGTACCAGCAAAGGTACCATCAAAAAGACCTCGCTCGAGGCGTACTCTCGTCCGCGTTCTAACGGTATCAATGCCATTAACATCAATGATGGTGATACATTGCTTGAAGCTACCCTCACCACCGGGACCAGCGAGATCGTTATGGCGCTAAGATCAGGACGTGCGATCCGTTTCAACGAGTCTACCGTGCGCCCAATGGGTCGTACCGCTACCGGTGTTCGTGGTATCACTTTGGAGGATGACAAAGATGAGGTAGTAGGTATGATCGCCATCAACGATGCCGAGACCACTGTACTCGTGGTATCTGAGAAAGGTTACGGCAAACGCACCGATATCGAGGATTACCGCGTTACTAACCGTGGCGGTAAAGGTGTTAAGACCATCAGCATAACCGAGAAAACAGGCAAACTTGTTGCCATTAAAGATGTTACAGATACTGACGATCTGATGATCATCAACCGTTCAGGTGTGATCATTCGTATCGCGATGAATGAGTTACGTACCATGGGTCGTGCTACTCAAGGTGTTAAACTGATCACCTTGAAAGGTAACGACGAGATCGCTTCAGTAGCCAAGATCGAGCACAGTGAGGAAGAAGAGCTTGAACAAGCGATCGATAACACATTGAACACCAACGCGAGCGATGTAGGTACCGAAGATACCGACAGCCCAAGTGCTGACGCTCCGGAAGATACAGAAAACGAATAA
- a CDS encoding tetratricopeptide repeat protein, which translates to MISGRKIVILTLFVLFTAPVAFAQSEALKVVVNNLAYYRQKGELKYLSNAKKSVDSLIKTKSDSSNLSKNLYKAIVYSSIAYLDSTNQLNQPADLFPKTVALVDRLAENKRIYKYQNELNFAKRCLANVFIRNGFQQIRDLDLNNAVNSFVSAKSYAPDFPQINAYIAYANTRAGRLNEAVKFYDELIQSDSVKLEYVIAATNIYKTLGDTTKAIETLKRGRKLLPNDRSLLLNEANIYNDQRNYRALEPLLKDLLDSYSSDAEVIFTAANCYDHLGQYDRAESLYLRAIDLNNAAYDPVFNLGLIYLKRSAGLKKPEDAEKERARAALWLQKAYEMSPKNVDTLKLLQLIYAKNGNDDQLNYINNKLQQLTN; encoded by the coding sequence ATGATATCAGGTCGAAAGATCGTTATACTGACCCTATTTGTGTTGTTCACCGCACCGGTGGCTTTTGCTCAGTCAGAAGCGTTGAAGGTCGTGGTGAACAACCTTGCTTATTACCGCCAAAAAGGTGAGCTTAAGTATTTAAGCAACGCCAAAAAATCGGTAGATAGTTTGATCAAGACTAAGTCGGATTCATCTAACCTAAGCAAGAACCTTTACAAAGCGATCGTTTACTCGAGCATCGCCTATTTGGATTCGACGAACCAACTCAATCAACCGGCCGACCTTTTTCCGAAAACGGTAGCACTGGTAGACAGACTGGCCGAGAACAAGAGGATCTACAAATACCAGAACGAGCTGAACTTCGCCAAGCGCTGCCTGGCCAATGTGTTCATTCGTAATGGTTTCCAACAGATCAGGGACCTGGACCTGAACAATGCGGTCAATTCATTCGTCAGCGCCAAAAGTTACGCACCTGATTTCCCGCAGATCAACGCCTACATCGCATACGCCAATACACGCGCAGGTAGGTTGAACGAAGCTGTAAAGTTCTATGATGAGCTGATCCAATCAGACAGCGTAAAGCTGGAATACGTAATTGCTGCCACCAACATTTACAAGACGCTGGGAGACACCACTAAAGCTATCGAGACGCTGAAAAGGGGTAGAAAACTTTTACCTAACGACCGGTCACTGTTATTGAACGAAGCCAACATTTACAACGATCAGCGCAATTACCGGGCTTTAGAGCCGTTATTAAAAGATCTGCTGGATAGTTATAGTAGCGATGCCGAGGTAATATTTACCGCAGCTAACTGCTACGATCATTTAGGTCAGTATGACCGCGCCGAGTCATTGTATCTGCGTGCCATAGACCTCAACAATGCCGCTTATGATCCGGTATTTAACCTCGGATTGATCTACTTAAAGCGTAGTGCCGGGCTAAAAAAACCTGAAGACGCTGAAAAAGAACGTGCACGTGCAGCTCTTTGGTTGCAAAAGGCATATGAAATGTCGCCGAAGAACGTTGATACTTTAAAGTTGTTACAACTGATATATGCCAAGAATGGCAATGATGATCAATTGAATTACATAAATAATAAATTGCAACAGTTAACAAACTAA
- a CDS encoding tetratricopeptide repeat protein, translated as MKNKFLMAGAICLFSATAFAQKSELSTAQSEYDKYETLRQNKSTANMAATSLTTAKTSIDKASANEKTANLPQTYALKGAIYGVLAYSDTVAATSTPLFNTAAEAVKKAKETDTKGEYKKLTDAANQYLAYYQLNKGVKEFQGQKFEDAYKSFDAYRTVYPEDTTAIFYTGLAAANSKNYPAAIAQYKKLVTTNYSKRADIYADLSNIYLMSKDTTAALNAVSEGVSKFPNSAALRGREVEIALQQGKQAEFVGKIEQAIATDPKNKTLYFYSGVAHGKIAEASEKAAKAAKDPAAKAAALKTRQENLDKAAAAYQKAVELDPNYFDANLNMGYVLMTPAVDDYNTANKLPQAKQKEYNALMAKVTAAVDKAKPYLEKAVELDPKSAAALGNLRNYYIIKKDNVKTAEIKKKIDALQ; from the coding sequence ATGAAAAATAAGTTTTTAATGGCGGGCGCCATTTGCCTTTTCTCGGCAACAGCTTTCGCCCAAAAATCAGAATTATCAACGGCGCAGTCAGAGTACGATAAATACGAGACCTTGCGTCAAAATAAGAGCACGGCTAACATGGCCGCTACCAGTTTGACAACTGCTAAAACGTCTATCGATAAAGCATCAGCTAACGAAAAGACAGCAAATCTTCCGCAAACTTACGCCTTAAAAGGCGCTATTTACGGTGTGTTAGCTTACAGCGATACCGTGGCCGCGACCTCAACACCGCTATTCAACACTGCTGCTGAAGCTGTAAAAAAAGCAAAGGAGACCGACACAAAAGGGGAGTACAAGAAACTGACCGACGCCGCGAACCAATATTTAGCGTACTACCAGTTGAATAAAGGTGTAAAAGAGTTTCAAGGTCAGAAATTCGAAGATGCTTATAAATCTTTCGATGCTTACCGCACTGTTTATCCCGAAGACACCACTGCGATATTCTACACTGGTTTAGCAGCTGCTAACTCGAAAAATTACCCAGCAGCTATCGCCCAGTACAAAAAGCTGGTAACCACTAATTACAGCAAGCGTGCCGACATCTATGCTGATCTTTCGAACATCTATTTGATGAGCAAAGATACCACAGCGGCATTGAATGCAGTTAGCGAAGGTGTGAGCAAATTCCCTAACAGTGCGGCACTGCGTGGACGTGAGGTAGAGATCGCTTTGCAACAAGGCAAACAAGCTGAATTTGTTGGCAAGATCGAACAAGCTATCGCAACAGACCCTAAGAACAAGACACTTTACTTTTACTCAGGTGTAGCGCATGGTAAGATCGCTGAAGCAAGCGAAAAGGCTGCTAAGGCTGCAAAAGATCCTGCTGCTAAGGCTGCTGCGTTGAAGACCAGACAAGAGAACCTGGACAAAGCTGCTGCTGCTTATCAAAAAGCCGTTGAGTTGGATCCGAATTACTTTGATGCTAACCTTAACATGGGCTACGTGTTAATGACGCCAGCTGTTGACGATTACAACACCGCTAATAAATTACCACAAGCCAAGCAAAAAGAATACAATGCCTTGATGGCAAAAGTTACTGCCGCTGTAGACAAAGCAAAACCATACCTGGAAAAAGCTGTTGAGCTTGATCCAAAATCTGCAGCTGCATTAGGTAACCTTCGTAACTATTACATCATTAAAAAAGATAACGTAAAGACCGCCGAGATCAAAAAGAAGATCGATGCTTTACAATAA
- a CDS encoding DUF4142 domain-containing protein translates to MKNILYFSVIASLALSTTSCGDNRKAKNYNQKTLVDDMGLAFVKKATEAGATEIKAATVAEQKSQNPRVLAFAKMMITDHTAAGNELKKIADEKYVSYSDSLSQEHQQMIDSISQLSGPAFDKAYMNMMVMDHGKVIELFKDAGRNTNKTINKYANKTVPKLQEHLDSAKAINASLK, encoded by the coding sequence ATGAAAAACATACTTTATTTCAGCGTCATCGCATCTTTAGCGCTGTCAACAACATCATGCGGCGATAATAGAAAAGCCAAGAATTATAACCAAAAGACCTTGGTGGATGACATGGGTCTGGCTTTTGTGAAAAAAGCTACTGAAGCTGGCGCTACTGAGATAAAGGCAGCAACCGTGGCCGAACAAAAGTCGCAGAATCCACGTGTGCTGGCTTTTGCCAAAATGATGATCACTGATCATACAGCGGCCGGCAACGAGTTGAAAAAGATCGCTGACGAAAAATACGTTTCATATTCTGACTCATTAAGTCAGGAACATCAGCAAATGATCGATAGCATTTCGCAATTAAGCGGACCAGCTTTTGATAAAGCTTATATGAATATGATGGTGATGGATCACGGCAAGGTGATCGAGCTTTTTAAAGACGCAGGCCGCAATACCAATAAGACCATCAATAAATATGCGAACAAAACCGTACCAAAGCTACAGGAGCATTTAGATTCGGCCAAAGCGATCAACGCGTCGCTGAAATAA